From a single Kitasatospora sp. NBC_00458 genomic region:
- a CDS encoding metallophosphoesterase translates to MTPEDRFPGPEHPDSGPRHQPDLDVLPYGTYYEPEPAVGYSETPYEAETYSGYGGARYLEQHWPAPGAEHGTGPGGQTVHAHGPVDGHPGAHADGHGPHGDGHGSHGGHPGYEAGYEPPAPADRPAHAHAGHQNHPDHREGQGDDPPTIELGPPLAEPGLAYHPYPAPGPGEPPGPLYVVGDVHGYLDELLAALRHQGLIDADGHWSAGRSRIWFLGDFTDRGPDGIGVIDLVMQLAAEAAAAGGYCRALMGNHELLFLGAARYGDEPVQSTAGTASFLAAWRLNGGQQHDLERLEAHHISWLSRLPAIALEDGHLLLHSDTTAYLEYGESIAEVNDAVHDLLADEGVDEWWDCFRRFTKRFAFRGDSGPTAVRELLASYGGARVVHGHSPIPYLTGAVHSDDGLPPHIPGPYVYADDLAVAMDGGVTMDGRLLVARLPI, encoded by the coding sequence ATGACACCCGAGGACCGCTTCCCCGGGCCTGAACACCCGGACTCAGGCCCCCGCCACCAGCCGGACCTCGACGTGCTGCCATACGGCACCTATTACGAACCGGAGCCCGCCGTCGGCTACTCCGAGACCCCGTACGAGGCCGAGACCTACAGCGGCTACGGCGGAGCCCGGTACCTCGAACAGCACTGGCCGGCCCCCGGGGCGGAGCACGGCACCGGCCCCGGCGGCCAGACCGTGCACGCCCACGGACCCGTCGACGGCCACCCCGGCGCCCACGCCGACGGCCACGGCCCGCACGGCGACGGCCACGGCTCCCACGGCGGGCACCCCGGCTACGAAGCGGGCTACGAACCGCCGGCGCCGGCCGACCGCCCCGCGCACGCGCACGCCGGCCACCAGAACCACCCCGACCACCGGGAAGGGCAGGGCGACGACCCGCCGACCATCGAACTCGGCCCCCCGCTCGCCGAACCGGGCCTGGCCTACCACCCCTACCCGGCCCCCGGCCCCGGTGAGCCGCCCGGCCCGCTCTACGTCGTCGGCGACGTCCACGGCTACCTCGACGAACTCCTCGCCGCCCTGCGCCACCAGGGCCTGATCGACGCCGACGGCCACTGGTCCGCCGGCCGCTCCCGGATCTGGTTCCTCGGCGACTTCACCGACCGCGGCCCGGACGGCATCGGCGTCATCGACCTGGTCATGCAGCTCGCCGCCGAGGCCGCCGCCGCCGGCGGCTACTGCCGCGCCCTGATGGGCAATCACGAACTGCTCTTCCTCGGCGCCGCCCGGTACGGCGACGAGCCCGTCCAGTCCACCGCCGGCACCGCCTCCTTCCTCGCCGCCTGGCGGCTCAACGGCGGCCAGCAGCACGACCTGGAACGGCTGGAGGCCCACCACATCAGCTGGCTCTCCCGGCTGCCCGCCATCGCGCTGGAGGACGGCCACCTGCTGCTGCACTCCGACACCACCGCGTACCTGGAGTACGGCGAGTCCATCGCCGAGGTGAACGACGCCGTCCACGACCTGCTCGCGGACGAGGGCGTCGACGAGTGGTGGGACTGCTTCCGGCGCTTCACCAAGCGCTTCGCCTTCCGCGGCGACTCCGGCCCGACGGCCGTCCGCGAACTGCTGGCCTCCTACGGCGGCGCGCGGGTCGTGCACGGGCACAGCCCGATCCCGTACCTCACCGGAGCGGTCCACTCCGACGACGGCCTGCCGCCGCACATCCCCGGCCCGTACGTCTACGCGGACGACCTGGCCGTCGCCATGGACGGCGGAGTCACCATGGACGGCCGGCTGCTCGTCGCCAGGCTGCCCATCTGA
- a CDS encoding LacI family DNA-binding transcriptional regulator produces MTAAANQSGRRPTTSRRLERAGIRDVAAAAGVSITTVSDALNGKGRLPDETRSRVREVAERLGYRPSAAARTLRTGRSGLIGLTVTTYGEEPFTFTEFAYFAEMARAATSAALGRGYALVVLPASSRHDVWGNIALDGTVVIDPPDQDPLVSELYRSGVPVVSDGKPGNCPVTAWVDNDHEAAVLGILDHLSEAGARRIGLLTGTSTDTYTRLSTEAYLGWCAKVGQEPVYETYPAHDPAAGAVAADRLLARPDRPDAVYGLFDPNGTDLLAAARRYGLRVPDDLLLVCCSESDVYATTEPPITTLSLKPRRIGTTVVNLLIDAIEGVDSGTGVDIARLFPPRFRTAGTGPPPGTLMPTELIVRASSQRRSPRTTVSPPRPPGEV; encoded by the coding sequence ATGACAGCAGCAGCCAACCAGAGCGGTCGGCGACCCACCACCTCACGGCGTCTGGAGCGGGCCGGCATCCGGGATGTGGCAGCAGCCGCCGGAGTGTCGATCACCACCGTCTCCGACGCGCTGAACGGGAAGGGCCGCCTGCCCGACGAGACCAGAAGCCGGGTGCGCGAAGTCGCCGAGCGCCTCGGATACCGACCCTCGGCGGCCGCCCGAACCCTGCGCACCGGACGGTCCGGCCTGATCGGCCTGACCGTCACCACCTACGGCGAAGAGCCGTTCACCTTCACCGAGTTCGCCTACTTCGCCGAGATGGCCCGGGCCGCCACCAGCGCCGCCCTCGGCCGCGGCTACGCGCTGGTGGTGCTGCCCGCCTCCTCCCGGCACGACGTCTGGGGCAACATCGCCCTCGACGGCACCGTGGTGATCGACCCACCCGACCAGGACCCGCTGGTCAGCGAGCTGTACCGGTCCGGCGTCCCGGTGGTGAGCGACGGCAAGCCCGGCAACTGCCCGGTCACCGCCTGGGTCGACAACGACCACGAGGCCGCCGTGCTCGGCATCCTCGACCACCTCTCCGAGGCCGGCGCCCGCCGGATCGGCCTGCTCACCGGCACCAGCACCGACACCTACACCCGGCTCTCCACCGAGGCCTACCTCGGCTGGTGCGCCAAGGTCGGCCAGGAGCCGGTCTACGAGACCTACCCCGCGCACGACCCGGCCGCCGGCGCCGTCGCCGCCGACCGGCTGCTCGCCCGCCCCGACCGCCCGGACGCCGTCTACGGCCTCTTCGACCCCAACGGCACCGACCTGCTCGCCGCCGCCCGCCGGTACGGGCTGCGGGTGCCGGACGACCTGCTGCTGGTCTGCTGCAGCGAGAGCGACGTCTACGCCACCACCGAGCCGCCGATCACCACGCTCTCGCTCAAGCCCCGCCGGATCGGCACCACGGTGGTCAACCTGCTCATCGACGCCATCGAGGGAGTGGACTCCGGCACCGGCGTCGACATCGCCCGGCTCTTCCCGCCCCGTTTCCGCACCGCCGGCACCGGACCGCCGCCCGGCACCCTGATGCCCACCGAGCTCATCGTCCGCGCGTCCTCGCAACGGCGGAGCCCGCGCACCACGGTCAGCCCGCCCCGCCCGCCGGGCGAGGTGTGA
- the hisC gene encoding histidinol-phosphate transaminase yields the protein MTAAQGPRLRPTLDGIPTYKPGKPAGADAYKLSSNENPYEPLPGVLEAAVAAAGKLNRYPDMAVTELTAELAEHFGVPAEHIATGTGSVGVAQSLILSAAGPGDEVMFAWRSFEAYPIITQVAGATPVPVPLTEGGDHDLDAMLAAVTERTRLIFVCNPNNPTGNVIHRAELERFLDAVPADVLIVIDEAYIEFIRDPEVPNGIDLYRDRPNVCVLRTFSKAYGLAGLRVGFAIAHEPVAGALRKTAVPFGVTQLSQDAAVASLRAEEALMVRVEALVEERNRVVAGLRAQGWEIPDSQANFVWLALGERSQDFAAACAEAGVIVRPFPEGVRISIGEVEGNSIFLAVAEAFRKEL from the coding sequence GTGACCGCAGCACAGGGCCCCCGCCTGAGGCCGACGCTGGACGGCATCCCCACCTACAAGCCCGGCAAGCCCGCCGGCGCCGACGCCTACAAGCTGTCCTCCAACGAGAACCCGTACGAGCCGCTGCCCGGCGTCCTGGAGGCCGCGGTCGCCGCCGCGGGCAAGCTCAACCGGTACCCGGACATGGCCGTCACCGAGCTCACCGCCGAGCTGGCGGAGCACTTCGGCGTCCCCGCCGAGCACATCGCCACCGGCACCGGCTCCGTCGGCGTGGCCCAGTCGCTGATCCTCTCCGCCGCCGGCCCCGGCGACGAGGTGATGTTCGCCTGGCGCTCCTTCGAGGCCTACCCGATCATCACCCAGGTCGCCGGCGCGACCCCGGTCCCGGTGCCGCTGACCGAGGGCGGCGACCACGACCTCGACGCGATGCTCGCCGCGGTCACCGAGCGGACCCGGCTGATCTTCGTCTGCAACCCGAACAACCCCACCGGCAACGTGATCCACCGCGCCGAGCTGGAGCGCTTCCTGGACGCCGTCCCGGCCGACGTCCTGATCGTCATCGACGAGGCGTACATCGAGTTCATCCGCGACCCCGAGGTGCCCAACGGCATCGACCTCTACCGCGACCGCCCCAACGTCTGCGTGCTGCGCACCTTCTCCAAGGCGTACGGCCTGGCCGGTCTGCGGGTCGGCTTCGCGATCGCGCACGAGCCGGTGGCGGGCGCGCTGCGCAAGACCGCGGTGCCGTTCGGCGTCACCCAGCTCTCCCAGGACGCGGCCGTCGCCTCGCTGCGCGCCGAGGAGGCCCTGATGGTCCGGGTGGAGGCCCTGGTCGAGGAGCGGAACCGGGTGGTCGCCGGGCTGCGCGCCCAGGGCTGGGAGATCCCGGACTCGCAGGCGAACTTCGTCTGGCTGGCGCTCGGCGAGCGCTCGCAGGACTTCGCGGCCGCGTGCGCCGAGGCCGGCGTGATCGTCCGGCCGTTCCCGGAGGGCGTGCGGATCTCGATCGGCGAGGTCGAGGGCAACTCGATCTTCCTCGCGGTGGCGGAGGCGTTCCGCAAGGAGCTCTGA
- a CDS encoding efflux RND transporter periplasmic adaptor subunit, with product MKVFPRRRGAVLVNSALGVALLGVAALAYTTLDDGGDRQTAKAPARTATVAKGTVLATVSGTGTLASPTDAAQDFTTGGRLTAVKVAVGDTVAKGQVLATVDTTAARQQVDAAQSALNTAQVNLTKARAGVTTTTVQQLPAKSAAAGAGSAAGSAGGGTAGRGAGGSSASAPQADPSAQTGPSAQAAVPAPQAVAPEPQTTTITTTKVDDAAVAQAEQQVATAQTNLANAQAALTGTTLTASVDGTVASVSAKVGDTVGTTGGGSTTAKSTSSGTGAPSGFIVLTNPTGMQVTANFSELDSLKLKKGEAATVTLNAQSDTKLDATVLAVSPLPVSGSGGGSAAVQYAATLQITGDTTKLRTGLSATVSVVTGEAGDALSLPTAALSGTGASRTATLVHPDGSTERVGVGVGVVGDTTVQVLSGLSEGDQVELASTSGSNGFPNGSFPGANGGQGGRGAGAGAGSAGVAGVGGVAGGAGGAAGGAGAGRGGGR from the coding sequence ATGAAGGTGTTCCCGCGACGGCGAGGGGCCGTCCTCGTCAACTCCGCGCTCGGCGTGGCGCTGCTCGGCGTCGCAGCCCTGGCGTACACCACGCTGGACGACGGCGGCGACCGGCAGACCGCCAAGGCCCCGGCCCGGACGGCGACCGTGGCCAAGGGCACGGTCCTGGCCACGGTGTCCGGAACCGGCACCCTGGCGTCGCCGACCGACGCGGCCCAGGACTTCACCACGGGCGGACGGCTCACCGCCGTCAAGGTCGCGGTGGGCGACACGGTGGCCAAGGGCCAGGTGCTGGCGACCGTCGACACCACCGCGGCCCGGCAGCAGGTGGACGCCGCGCAGTCCGCGCTGAACACGGCGCAGGTCAACCTCACCAAGGCCCGGGCGGGCGTCACCACGACGACCGTCCAGCAGCTGCCGGCGAAGTCCGCGGCCGCGGGGGCCGGCTCCGCCGCCGGTTCGGCGGGCGGCGGGACGGCGGGCCGCGGGGCGGGCGGGAGCAGCGCGTCCGCCCCGCAGGCCGACCCGTCCGCGCAGACCGGTCCGTCCGCGCAGGCCGCCGTGCCGGCGCCGCAGGCCGTCGCCCCGGAGCCGCAGACCACCACGATCACCACCACCAAGGTCGACGACGCCGCGGTCGCCCAGGCCGAACAGCAGGTCGCCACCGCGCAGACCAACCTCGCCAACGCCCAGGCGGCACTCACCGGCACGACGCTCACCGCCTCCGTGGACGGCACGGTCGCCTCCGTGTCGGCCAAGGTCGGCGACACCGTCGGGACGACCGGCGGCGGCTCCACCACCGCCAAGTCGACCTCCTCGGGCACCGGCGCCCCCAGCGGCTTCATCGTGCTGACCAACCCGACCGGGATGCAGGTCACCGCCAACTTCTCCGAGCTGGACTCGTTGAAGCTGAAGAAGGGCGAGGCGGCCACCGTCACGCTGAACGCGCAGTCCGACACCAAGCTCGACGCCACCGTGCTGGCGGTCAGCCCGCTGCCGGTGAGCGGCAGCGGCGGCGGCTCGGCCGCCGTCCAGTACGCGGCGACGCTCCAGATCACCGGGGACACCACCAAGCTGCGCACCGGGCTCAGCGCGACCGTCTCGGTGGTCACCGGCGAGGCGGGCGACGCGCTCTCGCTGCCCACCGCGGCCCTGTCCGGCACCGGTGCGAGCCGGACCGCCACCCTGGTGCACCCGGACGGCAGCACCGAGCGGGTCGGCGTCGGGGTCGGCGTGGTGGGGGACACCACCGTGCAGGTGCTCTCCGGGCTCAGCGAGGGCGACCAGGTCGAGCTGGCCTCCACCAGCGGGTCGAACGGGTTCCCCAACGGCTCCTTCCCCGGCGCGAACGGCGGCCAGGGCGGTCGCGGTGCGGGCGCGGGCGCCGGGAGCGCGGGCGTGGCCGGGGTCGGCGGTGTGGCGGGCGGTGCCGGCGGCGCGGCCGGCGGCGCGGGTGCCGGCCGGGGCGGTGGCCGCTGA
- a CDS encoding ABC transporter ATP-binding protein yields the protein MPRAIVPVHPGAVRPGAVRPGAAPQGAAPPVIRIRRLTKSYGHGDATVHALRGPDDPVTGEPLGVDLDVEQGDFVAVMGSSGSGKSTLMNILGCLDVPTSGRYLLDGTDVGHLDEQQLALVRNRRIGFIFQSFNLVPRTTALAQVELPLAYAGVRAAERRRRALAALSLVGLAERSGHRPNELSGGQQQRVAVARALVTAPAMLLADEPTGNLDSRSTDEVLAIIDGLNATGRTVVLITHEDEVARHAKRVVRLVDGAVVADVRQAPVGGPPPALRGAGVPA from the coding sequence ATGCCCCGCGCCATCGTCCCGGTCCACCCGGGAGCGGTCCGCCCGGGAGCGGTCCGCCCGGGAGCGGCCCCGCAGGGAGCGGCCCCGCCGGTCATCCGGATCCGCCGGCTCACCAAGTCCTACGGCCACGGCGACGCGACCGTGCACGCGCTGCGGGGCCCGGACGACCCGGTCACCGGCGAGCCGCTGGGCGTCGACCTGGACGTCGAGCAGGGCGACTTCGTCGCGGTGATGGGCAGCTCCGGCTCCGGCAAGTCCACGCTGATGAACATCCTCGGCTGCCTCGACGTGCCGACCTCCGGCCGCTACCTGCTGGACGGCACCGACGTCGGGCACCTGGACGAGCAGCAGCTCGCGCTGGTCCGCAACCGCAGGATCGGCTTCATCTTCCAGTCCTTCAACCTGGTCCCCCGCACCACCGCGCTGGCCCAGGTCGAGCTCCCGCTCGCCTACGCGGGCGTCCGCGCCGCCGAACGCCGCCGCCGGGCGCTCGCGGCGCTCTCCCTGGTCGGCCTGGCCGAGCGCTCCGGGCACCGGCCCAACGAACTCTCCGGCGGCCAGCAGCAGCGCGTGGCGGTCGCCCGCGCCCTGGTCACCGCGCCCGCGATGCTGCTCGCCGACGAGCCCACCGGGAACCTGGACAGCCGCTCGACCGACGAGGTGCTCGCGATCATCGACGGACTCAACGCCACCGGCCGCACGGTCGTGCTGATCACCCACGAGGACGAGGTCGCCCGGCACGCCAAGCGGGTGGTCCGGCTGGTGGACGGCGCGGTCGTCGCCGACGTCCGCCAGGCCCCGGTGGGCGGACCGCCGCCAGCCCTGCGCGGGGCGGGGGTGCCCGCGTGA
- a CDS encoding ABC transporter permease, whose amino-acid sequence MILWQMLRFAVGGLAANKVRSALTMLGVLIGVAAVILLLAVGNGSSVAVKESITSLGTNALTVTSGSSFGGARSAAGARKLTVADAKALATDADAAHAVKSVAPVVTASGTALYGDVSYSPGSIVGTYPAYFETANQKVAHGEYFTQDDVLDSRKVAVLGSTTAKQLFAAEDPVGRTVTVGGTPFTVVGVLQAKGGTGFTDPDDVLIAPLPTVQNAFTGFGAVNQILVQASSAESTAQAQEEITRVLLGTHAIADPSKADFRISSQASLLTARESTTRTFTVLLGAVAAISLLVGGIGITNIMLVTVTERTREIGIRKALGAPRAVILGQFLTEATLLSVIGAGLGVLAGLAGSHFRIVGIEPVVIPESVLGAFGTAVAVGLFFGGYPANRAASLRPIDALRHE is encoded by the coding sequence GTGATCCTCTGGCAGATGCTCCGCTTCGCCGTCGGCGGCCTCGCCGCCAACAAGGTGCGCTCCGCCCTCACCATGCTCGGCGTGCTGATCGGCGTCGCCGCGGTGATCCTGCTGCTCGCCGTCGGCAACGGCTCCTCGGTCGCGGTGAAGGAGTCGATCACCTCGCTCGGCACCAACGCGCTGACCGTCACCTCCGGGTCGTCCTTCGGGGGCGCGCGGTCCGCCGCCGGGGCGAGGAAGCTCACGGTCGCCGACGCGAAGGCCCTGGCGACGGACGCCGACGCCGCGCACGCGGTCAAGTCCGTGGCGCCCGTGGTGACCGCCTCCGGCACCGCCCTGTACGGGGACGTCTCGTACAGCCCGGGCTCGATCGTCGGCACCTACCCCGCGTACTTCGAGACCGCCAACCAGAAGGTCGCGCACGGCGAGTACTTCACCCAGGACGACGTGCTCGACTCCCGCAAGGTCGCGGTGCTCGGCTCGACCACCGCCAAGCAGCTCTTCGCCGCCGAGGACCCGGTCGGGAGGACCGTCACCGTCGGCGGTACCCCGTTCACCGTGGTCGGCGTGCTCCAGGCCAAGGGCGGCACCGGCTTCACCGACCCGGACGACGTGCTGATCGCCCCGCTGCCGACCGTGCAGAACGCGTTCACCGGCTTCGGCGCGGTCAACCAGATCCTGGTGCAGGCGAGTTCGGCGGAGTCCACCGCGCAGGCGCAGGAGGAGATCACCCGTGTCCTGCTCGGGACCCACGCGATCGCCGACCCGAGCAAGGCGGACTTCCGGATCAGCAGCCAGGCCTCGCTGCTCACCGCCCGGGAGTCCACCACCAGGACCTTCACCGTGCTGCTCGGCGCGGTCGCGGCGATCTCGCTGCTGGTCGGCGGCATCGGGATCACCAACATCATGCTCGTCACCGTCACCGAGCGGACCAGGGAGATCGGCATCCGCAAGGCGCTCGGCGCCCCGCGGGCGGTGATCCTCGGGCAGTTCCTGACCGAGGCGACGCTGCTGTCGGTGATCGGGGCCGGGCTCGGCGTACTGGCCGGGCTCGCCGGATCGCACTTCAGGATCGTCGGCATCGAGCCGGTGGTGATCCCCGAGTCGGTGCTCGGGGCGTTCGGCACCGCCGTCGCCGTCGGCCTGTTCTTCGGCGGCTACCCCGCCAACCGGGCCGCCTCGCTGCGCCCCATCGACGCCCTCCGCCACGAGTGA
- a CDS encoding response regulator transcription factor: MNNGGPGEAFLLVVDDEPNIRELLSASLRFSGFRVASAASGAEALELIAAERPDLVVLDVMLPDLDGFTVVERLREQTSRGLIAGPVHGHPGDHLPVLFLTAKDGVGDKVQGLAVGADDYVTKPFSLEELIARIRAILRRSGGPAEDGRLIVADLTLDPVAHEVTRGGTAVALSPTEFKLLHYLMANVGRVVSKAQILDHVWAYDFGGDLSIVESYISYLRRKLDSGPAHGPKLIHTVRGIGYALRRPPQA, from the coding sequence GTGAACAACGGCGGCCCGGGGGAGGCCTTCCTCCTCGTCGTCGACGACGAGCCGAACATCCGCGAGCTGCTCTCCGCCTCGCTCCGCTTCTCCGGCTTCCGGGTCGCCTCCGCGGCCAGCGGGGCCGAGGCCCTCGAACTGATCGCCGCCGAGCGGCCCGACCTGGTCGTCCTCGACGTGATGCTCCCCGACCTCGACGGCTTCACCGTCGTCGAACGGCTCCGCGAGCAGACCAGCCGGGGCCTCATAGCCGGCCCCGTCCACGGACACCCCGGCGACCACCTGCCGGTGCTCTTCCTGACCGCCAAGGACGGTGTGGGCGACAAGGTCCAGGGCCTGGCCGTCGGCGCGGACGACTACGTCACCAAGCCGTTCAGCCTGGAGGAGCTGATCGCCCGGATCCGCGCCATCCTGCGCCGCTCCGGCGGACCGGCCGAGGACGGCCGGCTGATCGTCGCCGACCTCACCCTCGACCCGGTCGCCCACGAGGTCACCCGCGGCGGCACCGCCGTCGCGCTCTCCCCGACCGAGTTCAAGCTGCTGCACTACCTGATGGCCAACGTCGGCCGGGTGGTCTCCAAGGCGCAGATCCTCGACCACGTCTGGGCCTACGACTTCGGCGGCGACCTCTCCATCGTCGAGTCGTACATCTCCTACCTGCGCCGCAAGCTCGACTCCGGCCCGGCCCACGGCCCCAAGCTGATCCACACGGTGCGCGGCATCGGGTACGCGCTGCGCCGCCCGCCGCAGGCCTGA
- a CDS encoding sensor histidine kinase: MRRRPLPLTTLLRRPSRTLGRLSLRARLLVLALVLVTTGLVISDAVVLGTVRVQLVQRLDEQLQRFGEPLARRAPTRQNWQESKQQQPAVAAVGGLGAGAGAGAGGGIGGGGGGGTGTGGGKRAGAPFLAALPSQYLVQYLAADGKVQLVVRQPVSENDPAPQLAGFDPAATDPEAPFDLPDQRGQRSWRALVLPLQRPPAQSGSVFAAPAPAYLMVAVSREDIDGTLARMHRAFVGIGGAVLVLIAALGFFAVRAGLRPLGRIEEGAERIAAGDLSHRMPEFDPRTEVGRLSVALNGMLTQIEAAFAARAESEARMRRFVADASHELRTPLAGIRGFAELYRMGALPAEADVKRTMGRIENEAVRMGTLVEDLLVLARLDEERPLDLAPMDLRTLAADALHDLTALDPSRPVALTGPAGTGAPGPAPVLGDEARLRQVVTNLVGNAVKHTPPGTPVRIGVGTDGGLCLLEVADSGPGLTADQAALVFHRFYRVDASRSRPDKRGGAGLGLAIATALTHAHGGTLTLHTAPGAGATFRLELPHQR; this comes from the coding sequence ATGCGCCGCCGGCCGCTCCCGCTGACCACGCTGCTCCGCCGACCGTCCCGGACGCTCGGCCGGCTGTCGCTGCGCGCCCGCCTGCTGGTGCTCGCGCTCGTCCTGGTCACCACCGGCCTGGTGATCAGCGACGCCGTGGTCCTCGGCACCGTCCGGGTCCAGCTGGTCCAGCGGCTCGACGAACAGCTGCAGCGGTTCGGCGAGCCGCTCGCCCGCCGCGCCCCGACCCGGCAGAACTGGCAGGAGAGCAAGCAGCAGCAGCCCGCCGTCGCCGCCGTCGGCGGGCTCGGGGCCGGGGCCGGGGCCGGTGCCGGCGGCGGCATCGGCGGCGGGGGCGGGGGCGGTACCGGAACCGGCGGCGGCAAGCGCGCCGGAGCACCGTTCCTGGCCGCGCTGCCCAGCCAGTACCTGGTCCAGTACCTCGCGGCGGACGGCAAGGTGCAGCTCGTCGTCCGCCAGCCCGTCTCCGAGAACGACCCGGCTCCGCAGCTGGCCGGCTTCGACCCCGCGGCCACCGACCCCGAAGCCCCCTTCGACCTGCCCGACCAGCGCGGTCAGCGCAGCTGGCGGGCGCTGGTCCTGCCGCTCCAGCGGCCGCCCGCCCAGTCGGGCAGCGTGTTCGCCGCACCGGCCCCCGCCTACCTGATGGTGGCCGTCTCCCGCGAGGACATCGACGGCACCCTCGCCCGGATGCACCGGGCCTTCGTCGGCATCGGCGGCGCCGTGCTCGTCCTGATCGCCGCCCTCGGCTTCTTCGCCGTCCGGGCCGGGCTGCGGCCGCTCGGCCGGATCGAGGAGGGCGCCGAACGGATCGCCGCGGGCGACCTCTCCCACCGGATGCCCGAGTTCGACCCGCGCACCGAGGTGGGCCGGCTGTCCGTCGCGCTCAACGGCATGCTCACCCAGATCGAGGCCGCGTTCGCCGCCCGGGCCGAGTCCGAGGCCCGGATGCGGCGGTTCGTCGCCGACGCCTCGCACGAGCTGCGCACACCGCTGGCCGGCATCCGCGGCTTCGCCGAGCTGTACCGGATGGGTGCGCTCCCCGCCGAGGCCGACGTCAAGCGCACCATGGGCCGGATCGAGAACGAGGCCGTCCGGATGGGCACCCTGGTCGAGGACCTGCTGGTGCTCGCCCGGCTCGACGAGGAGCGCCCGCTCGACCTCGCCCCGATGGACCTGCGCACCCTCGCCGCCGACGCCCTGCACGACCTCACCGCGCTCGACCCGTCCCGTCCGGTCGCGCTCACCGGCCCCGCCGGCACCGGTGCGCCCGGGCCGGCGCCCGTCCTCGGCGACGAGGCCCGGCTCCGCCAGGTGGTCACCAACCTGGTCGGCAACGCGGTCAAGCACACCCCGCCCGGCACCCCGGTGCGGATCGGGGTCGGCACCGACGGCGGGCTCTGCCTGCTGGAGGTCGCCGACTCCGGTCCCGGCCTCACCGCGGACCAGGCGGCCCTGGTGTTCCACCGCTTCTACCGCGTCGACGCCTCCCGCAGCCGCCCCGACAAGCGCGGCGGCGCCGGCCTCGGCCTCGCCATCGCGACCGCCCTCACCCACGCCCACGGCGGCACCCTCACCCTCCACACCGCCCCGGGCGCCGGCGCCACCTTCCGCCTCGAACTCCCCCACCAGCGCTGA
- a CDS encoding Uma2 family endonuclease has protein sequence MNLDQALWQVWKAMDVPEGFHAEIIEGAIEMSPAGGARHMTINRRILLALHDHLRGTGWAPGNDGNVISGLKVTIPDVYVAPDDLEEIVHPEGLGILASGVALMVETVSPGHKNRQRDRVLKLRAYATAGIPVYVIIDDFDDGGAVTVLTGPDPERGAYAASVRTPYGEDALIPEGPAKGFAIGPEVTGGRRA, from the coding sequence GTGAACCTGGACCAGGCGCTGTGGCAGGTGTGGAAGGCCATGGATGTTCCCGAGGGCTTCCACGCGGAGATCATTGAGGGAGCCATTGAGATGTCACCTGCAGGCGGGGCCCGGCACATGACGATCAATCGGCGGATCCTGCTCGCACTACATGATCATTTGCGGGGTACCGGATGGGCTCCGGGGAACGACGGCAACGTCATCAGCGGACTCAAGGTCACGATCCCCGACGTCTACGTCGCGCCTGACGACCTGGAGGAGATCGTTCACCCCGAGGGCCTGGGGATTCTGGCTTCGGGCGTCGCTCTCATGGTCGAGACCGTTTCACCGGGCCACAAGAACCGCCAGCGCGACCGGGTCCTCAAGCTCCGCGCCTACGCCACCGCGGGCATTCCGGTCTACGTGATCATCGACGACTTCGACGACGGCGGCGCCGTCACCGTCCTCACCGGCCCCGACCCCGAGCGCGGCGCGTACGCCGCCTCGGTGCGGACGCCCTACGGCGAGGACGCGCTGATCCCCGAGGGCCCGGCGAAGGGGTTCGCGATCGGCCCGGAGGTCACCGGGGGGCGTCGGGCGTGA
- a CDS encoding DNA-binding response regulator, whose product MSTDRIITLHGESELVRLAGHLFVASREEFLVAAADLMTWSAGVNAAFREGKRPHVVPGLTMRKLYTRRALADPESHRRLLRIADSGIEVRISDGPLTREAIVIDRRTAILAGPPVRGVRTYTVVNTPEVVDGVRSLFRAAWEAATDLAGCGTAPPPLSGQARLILRTLAAGHTDETGARLLGVSLRTYRRRVADLMTALGASSRFQAGLLAQGLLDEPLTPDAPR is encoded by the coding sequence ATGAGTACCGATCGGATCATCACCCTGCACGGCGAGAGTGAGCTCGTCCGGCTGGCCGGACACCTCTTCGTCGCCTCGCGCGAGGAGTTCCTGGTCGCGGCCGCCGACCTGATGACCTGGTCGGCGGGCGTCAACGCGGCCTTCCGCGAGGGCAAGCGGCCGCACGTCGTCCCCGGTCTCACGATGCGCAAGCTCTACACCCGGCGCGCCCTCGCCGACCCCGAGTCACACCGGCGGCTGCTGCGGATCGCCGACTCCGGCATCGAGGTCCGGATCTCCGACGGCCCGCTCACCCGCGAGGCGATCGTCATCGACCGGCGCACCGCGATCCTGGCCGGGCCCCCGGTCCGCGGCGTCCGCACGTACACGGTGGTGAACACCCCGGAGGTCGTCGACGGCGTGCGCTCGCTCTTCCGCGCCGCCTGGGAGGCGGCCACCGACCTCGCCGGCTGCGGCACCGCCCCGCCGCCGCTGTCCGGGCAGGCCCGCCTCATCCTGCGCACCCTCGCCGCCGGCCACACCGACGAGACCGGCGCCCGGCTGCTCGGCGTCTCGCTGCGCACCTACCGGCGCCGGGTCGCCGACCTGATGACGGCCCTCGGCGCCTCCTCCCGCTTCCAGGCCGGCCTGCTCGCCCAGGGCCTGCTGGACGAACCCCTCACGCCCGACGCCCCCCGGTGA